A stretch of the Neisseria sp. DTU_2020_1000833_1_SI_GRL_NUU_006 genome encodes the following:
- a CDS encoding topoisomerase DNA-binding C4 zinc finger domain-containing protein, translated as MKLTNKFIIFITVITFVLLLMLFSGNSCSDGFLSSSIGSRGACSHHGGVSFFSKIKVPLIFSITGLVWYFLNTLTKNKKNTCENINTNYSDKNGVDVTLTKYNQDKIIETKLQDKKIAKGKAKDTSKKCPKCRAKLVLRVAKKGKNPGNKFWGCSRYPRCRGTRKYVEESTSNSDNRN; from the coding sequence ATGAAATTAACTAATAAATTTATAATTTTTATTACGGTAATAACTTTCGTATTGCTATTGATGCTTTTCAGTGGGAATAGTTGTAGTGATGGTTTTCTATCTTCTTCAATTGGTAGCCGCGGAGCATGTTCACACCACGGAGGAGTTTCGTTCTTTTCAAAGATAAAAGTACCTTTAATTTTTTCTATAACAGGATTGGTTTGGTATTTCTTAAATACTTTAACAAAAAATAAAAAGAATACTTGTGAAAATATAAATACCAATTATAGTGATAAAAATGGTGTTGATGTTACTCTTACTAAGTACAATCAAGATAAAATTATAGAAACAAAATTACAAGACAAAAAAATAGCCAAAGGTAAAGCTAAAGATACTTCAAAGAAATGCCCAAAATGTAGGGCTAAATTAGTTTTACGCGTAGCTAAAAAAGGGAAAAATCCTGGTAATAAATTTTGGGGATGTTCTCGTTATCCTAGGTGTAGAGGAACCCGAAAATATGTGGAAGAAAGCACCTCAAATAGTGATAATCGGAATTAA
- a CDS encoding ACT domain-containing protein: protein MNNSVITVIGKDRVGIVYDVSRILAENQINILNISQQLMDDFFTMIILVDTSKCPKSRQEMLDLFAEESKKLALDIRMQNEEIFQAMHRI, encoded by the coding sequence ATGAATAATTCAGTCATTACCGTCATCGGCAAAGACCGTGTCGGTATCGTGTACGACGTTTCCCGCATTCTCGCAGAAAACCAAATCAACATCCTCAATATCAGCCAGCAGCTGATGGACGATTTCTTCACCATGATTATCTTGGTGGATACCTCGAAATGCCCCAAATCGAGGCAGGAAATGCTGGATTTGTTTGCGGAAGAGAGCAAAAAACTCGCGCTCGACATCCGCATGCAAAACGAAGAAATCTTCCAAGCTATGCACCGCATTTGA
- a CDS encoding PFL family protein, which produces MSIQSGEILETVKMVADQHFDVRTITIGIDLHDCISTDIDVLNQNIYNKITTVGKDLVATAKHLSAKYGVPIVNQRISVTPIAQIAAATKADSYVSVAQTLDKAAKAIGVSFIGGFSALVQKGMSPSDEVLIRSIPEAMKTTDIVCSSINIGSTRAGINMDAVRLAGETIKRTAEITPEGFGCAKIVVFCNAVEDNPFMAGAFHGSGEADAVINVGVSGPGVVKAALENSNAVSLTEVAEVVKKTAFKITRVGELIGREASKILGIPFGILDLSLAPTPAVGDSVARILEEMGLSVCGTHGTTAALALLNDAVKKGGMMASSAVGGLSGAFIPVSEDEGMIAAAEAGVLTLDKLEAMTAVCSVGLDMIAVPGDTPAHTISGIIADEAAIGMINSKTTAVRIIPVTGKTVGDSVEFGGLLGYAPVMPVKEGSCEVFVNRGGRIPAPVQSMKN; this is translated from the coding sequence ATGAGTATCCAATCCGGCGAAATTTTAGAAACCGTCAAAATGGTTGCCGACCAGCATTTCGACGTCCGCACCATTACCATAGGCATTGATTTGCACGACTGTATCAGCACCGACATTGATGTATTGAACCAAAACATTTACAACAAAATCACCACCGTCGGTAAAGATTTGGTCGCTACGGCGAAACACCTGTCTGCCAAATACGGCGTGCCGATTGTGAATCAGCGTATTTCCGTCACGCCGATTGCCCAAATCGCGGCGGCGACCAAAGCCGATTCTTACGTCAGCGTGGCGCAGACTTTGGACAAGGCAGCCAAAGCCATCGGCGTGTCTTTTATCGGCGGCTTTTCCGCGCTGGTGCAAAAAGGCATGTCTCCTTCAGACGAGGTGTTAATCCGCTCCATTCCCGAAGCGATGAAGACCACTGACATCGTGTGCAGCTCCATCAATATCGGCAGCACGCGCGCGGGTATCAATATGGATGCGGTCAGACTGGCGGGCGAAACCATCAAGCGTACGGCTGAAATCACACCCGAAGGTTTCGGCTGCGCCAAAATCGTCGTGTTCTGCAACGCGGTGGAAGACAATCCGTTTATGGCGGGCGCGTTTCACGGTTCGGGCGAAGCGGACGCCGTTATCAACGTCGGCGTATCGGGGCCGGGCGTGGTCAAAGCCGCGCTGGAAAATTCGAATGCGGTCAGCCTGACCGAAGTCGCCGAAGTCGTGAAGAAAACCGCCTTCAAAATCACCCGCGTGGGCGAGCTCATCGGCCGTGAAGCCTCGAAAATTTTGGGCATTCCGTTCGGTATTCTCGATTTGTCGCTGGCGCCGACCCCTGCCGTTGGCGACTCGGTGGCGCGCATCCTTGAAGAAATGGGCTTGAGCGTCTGCGGTACGCACGGAACGACGGCTGCTTTGGCATTGCTGAACGATGCCGTGAAAAAAGGCGGCATGATGGCTTCCAGCGCGGTCGGGGGGTTGAGCGGCGCGTTCATCCCTGTTTCCGAAGACGAAGGCATGATTGCCGCCGCCGAAGCAGGCGTGCTGACGCTGGACAAACTCGAAGCGATGACCGCCGTCTGCTCGGTCGGTCTGGACATGATTGCCGTTCCCGGCGACACGCCCGCACACACGATTTCCGGCATCATCGCCGACGAAGCCGCCATCGGCATGATCAACAGCAAAACCACCGCCGTGCGCATCATTCCGGTAACGGGCAAAACCGTCGGCGACAGCGTCGAGTTCGGCGGTCTGCTGGGCTACGCACCTGTGATGCCGGTTAAAGAAGGTTCGTGCGAAGTGTTTGTTAACCGAGGCGGCAGGATTCCTGCGCCGGTGCAGTCGATGAAGAACTGA
- a CDS encoding OsmC family protein: MQVTSKWIDGMCFVGTTENGHSVVMEGAAAEGQAKRGPSPMEMLLLGVAGCSSIDVVMIAEKQRQKVVDCQATVTAKRADDTPRVFTEIHIHFKVIGHNLTESAIERAVQMSAEKYCSASIMLGKAAKITHSFETVEAE, from the coding sequence ATGCAAGTTACATCAAAATGGATAGACGGAATGTGCTTTGTCGGCACGACCGAAAACGGACACAGCGTCGTCATGGAAGGCGCGGCGGCGGAAGGGCAGGCGAAACGCGGTCCCAGCCCGATGGAAATGCTGCTTTTGGGCGTGGCGGGCTGCTCCAGCATCGATGTCGTGATGATTGCCGAGAAACAGCGTCAAAAGGTAGTGGACTGCCAAGCGACGGTTACTGCGAAGCGCGCCGACGATACCCCGCGCGTGTTCACCGAAATCCACATCCATTTTAAAGTCATCGGACACAATCTGACCGAATCCGCCATCGAGCGCGCCGTGCAGATGTCCGCCGAGAAATATTGTTCCGCCTCGATTATGCTGGGCAAGGCGGCGAAAATCACCCACAGTTTTGAAACCGTCGAAGCAGAGTAA
- a CDS encoding GntR family transcriptional regulator produces the protein MNTDNETLHAPTPSSMMPAGRHDSELFRVYALILDGITDHVLLPGKKLTESELCRQMVCSRNTVRGALSLLAHDKIVDLQPNRGAFVHVPDLKEMQDVFNARIEMESMILNLLSDMPDLETRLQPLYTMIEREEQASDSGDRVGWNRLSNAFHVELARLIDNHVLFDIMNTLCARSSLIVAVFDAQRHEKRAINPHTHSEHREILDLLVNGKRNRVVKVMRKHLSACVERLERKYEGE, from the coding sequence ATGAATACCGATAACGAAACCCTCCATGCGCCCACCCCTTCTTCCATGATGCCGGCAGGCAGGCACGATTCGGAGCTGTTCCGCGTTTACGCCCTGATTTTGGACGGCATCACCGACCATGTTTTGCTGCCCGGCAAAAAATTGACCGAATCCGAGCTTTGCCGCCAGATGGTCTGCTCGCGCAATACCGTGCGCGGCGCGCTGTCCCTGTTGGCACACGACAAAATCGTCGATTTGCAACCTAATCGCGGCGCGTTCGTCCATGTTCCCGATTTGAAGGAAATGCAGGACGTGTTCAACGCGCGTATCGAAATGGAAAGCATGATTTTGAACCTTCTGTCCGATATGCCCGATTTGGAAACCCGCCTCCAGCCGCTTTACACCATGATCGAACGTGAAGAACAGGCATCCGACAGCGGCGACCGCGTGGGTTGGAACCGCCTGTCCAACGCCTTCCACGTCGAACTGGCGCGTCTGATCGACAACCACGTCTTGTTCGACATCATGAATACCCTGTGCGCCCGTTCTTCGCTCATCGTCGCCGTTTTCGATGCGCAGCGTCATGAAAAACGCGCCATCAACCCCCACACCCATTCCGAACACCGCGAAATCCTCGACCTGCTGGTCAACGGCAAACGCAACCGCGTCGTCAAAGTCATGCGCAAACACTTAAGCGCGTGCGTAGAGCGTTTGGAACGCAAATACGAAGGCGAGTAA
- the trmA gene encoding tRNA (uridine(54)-C5)-methyltransferase TrmA, whose amino-acid sequence MTAYTQQLDQKIQYLQQLFQGLDFPEIQVFESPEQHYRMRAEFRIWHEGGEMFYAMFERGQKASGASLIRCDQFPAASESINALMPKLIEAAAQNPELKNRWYAVEFLSALSGEMLVTMIYHKKLGEAWQRAAETLARELSIHIIGRSRGQKIVLTQDYIIEELNVNGKTFRYRQVEGSFTQPNARVCEKMLGWACDVAQNLGGDLLELYCGNGNFTLPLSQHFRQVLATEVSKTSVYAAQWNIEANQRDNIKIARLSAEEFTEAYTQSREFRRLQEQGISLKDYDFSTIFVDPPRAGVDDETLKLVSQFDNIIYISCNPETLRANLDILCQTHTVERAALFDQFPFTHHIESGVYLKKK is encoded by the coding sequence ATGACCGCTTATACGCAACAGCTCGACCAAAAAATCCAATACTTGCAACAGCTTTTCCAAGGTTTGGATTTTCCTGAAATTCAAGTTTTCGAATCCCCCGAACAGCATTACCGGATGCGCGCCGAATTCCGTATTTGGCACGAAGGCGGCGAAATGTTTTACGCCATGTTCGAGCGCGGGCAGAAAGCAAGCGGCGCAAGCCTGATACGTTGCGATCAATTTCCCGCCGCCTCCGAATCCATCAACGCCTTGATGCCCAAGCTCATCGAAGCCGCCGCGCAAAATCCCGAACTCAAAAACCGCTGGTACGCCGTAGAATTTTTGTCTGCGCTGAGCGGCGAAATGCTCGTTACCATGATTTACCACAAAAAACTGGGCGAAGCGTGGCAGCGTGCCGCCGAAACCTTGGCGCGTGAATTGAGCATCCATATCATCGGTCGGAGTAGGGGGCAGAAAATCGTTTTGACTCAAGACTATATAATCGAAGAGCTGAACGTAAACGGCAAGACCTTCCGCTACCGCCAAGTCGAAGGCAGTTTCACGCAGCCCAACGCCCGCGTGTGCGAAAAAATGCTCGGCTGGGCATGCGATGTCGCGCAAAACCTCGGCGGCGACCTGCTCGAACTCTACTGCGGCAACGGTAATTTCACCCTGCCGCTCTCGCAGCATTTCCGTCAGGTGTTAGCGACCGAAGTGTCCAAAACTTCCGTTTATGCCGCACAGTGGAATATCGAAGCCAACCAAAGGGACAACATCAAAATCGCCCGCCTCTCTGCGGAAGAATTTACCGAAGCCTATACCCAAAGCCGCGAATTCCGCCGCCTACAAGAACAGGGTATCTCGTTGAAAGATTATGATTTTTCCACGATTTTTGTCGATCCGCCCCGAGCCGGCGTCGATGATGAAACGCTGAAGCTGGTTTCCCAGTTTGACAACATTATCTATATTTCCTGCAATCCTGAAACCCTACGCGCGAACCTTGATATACTTTGCCAAACCCATACTGTCGAACGCGCCGCGTTGTTTGATCAGTTCCCGTTTACGCACCATATCGAAAGCGGCGTTTATTTGAAGAAGAAATAA
- a CDS encoding sulfite exporter TauE/SafE family protein: MPVDSFFYLLLLTGFCAGLMNAAVGGGGLLQIPGLFNLLPASTPVASVIGTDKFAALCGTLTATGQYLRKIPLPWKMLLPVAVLAFAASYLGANAVAYLPVHYMKPAMLVIMVAMCLYTFLKKDLGQAVRTKKLTRRETLWGLLFGALIGFYDGIFGPGSGSLLAFVFVRFYGYDFLTANASAKVINSTTYLAALAVFIPQGHVVWAWAIPLALANLCGGVVGAKLAIRGGTKFLRYGFMVLLCLTIGKFAWDLIR, encoded by the coding sequence ATGCCCGTAGATTCTTTTTTCTACCTCTTACTGCTCACCGGATTTTGCGCCGGACTGATGAACGCGGCGGTTGGCGGCGGCGGATTGTTGCAAATACCGGGGCTGTTCAACCTGCTGCCCGCTTCCACGCCCGTGGCTTCGGTCATCGGCACCGACAAATTCGCTGCCTTATGCGGCACGCTGACTGCAACGGGGCAATACCTGCGCAAAATCCCCCTGCCGTGGAAAATGCTGCTGCCCGTCGCCGTGCTGGCGTTTGCCGCTTCCTATCTGGGCGCGAATGCCGTGGCGTATCTGCCCGTGCACTACATGAAACCGGCGATGTTGGTCATCATGGTGGCCATGTGCCTTTATACTTTTTTGAAAAAAGACTTGGGGCAGGCGGTGCGCACCAAAAAATTGACGCGCCGCGAAACCTTATGGGGCTTACTCTTCGGCGCGCTCATCGGTTTTTACGACGGCATCTTCGGGCCCGGCTCAGGCAGCCTGCTGGCCTTCGTATTCGTCCGTTTTTACGGTTATGATTTCCTGACGGCGAACGCATCCGCCAAAGTCATCAATTCCACCACCTACCTTGCCGCGCTGGCGGTTTTCATCCCGCAAGGGCATGTCGTTTGGGCGTGGGCGATTCCGCTTGCGCTGGCGAATTTGTGCGGCGGCGTGGTCGGTGCAAAATTGGCGATACGCGGCGGAACCAAGTTTCTGCGTTACGGATTTATGGTGTTGCTGTGTCTGACCATAGGAAAATTCGCTTGGGATTTGATTCGATAA
- the aroC gene encoding chorismate synthase: MAGNTFGQLFTVTTFGESHGAGLGCIIDGCPPGLALTESDIQADLDRRKPGTSRHVTQRREADQVEILSGVFEGKTTGTPIALLIRNTDQRSKDYGNIATSFRPGHADYTYWHKYGTRDYRGGGRSSARETAARVAAGAVAKKWLKEKFGTEITAYVTQVGEKEIQFEGYEHISQNPFFAANQSQIAELENYMDSVRKSLDSVGAKLHIEAANIPVGLGEPVFDRLDAEIAYAMMGINAVKGVEIGAGFGSVVQRGSEHGDELNPQGFLSNHAGGILGGISTGQDIHVNIAIKPTSSIATPRRSIDINGNSVELATHGRHDPCVGLRAAPIAEAMLALVLIDHALRHRAQNADVVVDTPDITKQHR; this comes from the coding sequence ATGGCAGGCAACACTTTCGGACAACTCTTCACCGTTACCACCTTCGGCGAAAGCCACGGCGCAGGTTTGGGCTGCATCATCGACGGCTGCCCGCCCGGACTGGCATTGACCGAATCAGACATCCAAGCCGACCTCGACCGGCGCAAACCCGGCACCAGCCGCCACGTTACCCAACGCCGCGAAGCCGACCAAGTCGAAATCCTCTCCGGCGTCTTCGAAGGCAAAACCACCGGCACCCCCATCGCCCTCTTAATCCGCAATACCGACCAACGCAGCAAAGACTACGGCAACATCGCCACCAGCTTCCGTCCCGGCCACGCCGACTATACCTACTGGCACAAATACGGCACGCGCGACTACCGCGGCGGCGGCAGAAGCTCCGCCCGCGAAACCGCCGCCCGCGTTGCCGCCGGAGCCGTTGCCAAAAAATGGCTGAAAGAAAAATTCGGCACGGAAATCACCGCCTACGTCACCCAAGTCGGCGAAAAAGAAATTCAGTTTGAAGGTTACGAACACATTTCCCAAAATCCCTTCTTCGCCGCCAACCAAAGCCAAATCGCCGAGCTGGAAAACTATATGGACAGCGTGCGCAAATCCTTGGATTCCGTCGGCGCGAAACTGCATATCGAAGCGGCTAACATCCCCGTCGGCTTGGGCGAACCCGTTTTCGACCGCCTCGATGCCGAAATCGCCTACGCCATGATGGGCATCAACGCTGTCAAAGGCGTGGAAATCGGCGCAGGCTTCGGCAGCGTCGTCCAGCGCGGCAGCGAACACGGCGACGAACTCAACCCGCAAGGCTTCCTGTCTAACCACGCCGGCGGCATCCTCGGCGGCATCAGCACCGGACAAGACATCCACGTCAACATCGCCATCAAACCCACCAGTTCCATCGCCACCCCGCGCCGCAGCATCGACATCAACGGCAACTCAGTTGAACTCGCCACCCACGGCAGACACGATCCCTGCGTCGGACTGCGCGCCGCCCCCATCGCCGAAGCCATGCTCGCGCTCGTGCTTATCGACCACGCCCTGCGCCATCGCGCGCAAAACGCCGACGTAGTTGTTGATACGCCCGACATTACCAAGCAGCATAGATAA
- a CDS encoding ProQ/FINO family protein, with translation MTQETALGAALKSAVQTMSKKKQTDMIADHIYGKYDVFKRFKPLAVGIDQDLVAALPQYDPALIARVLANHCRRPRYLKALARGGKRFDLNNRFKGEVSAEEQAIAQQHPFVQQALAEQAERQTAKQAAQTDAVEAEQVGAAVETEEVAQNNAE, from the coding sequence ATGACACAAGAAACTGCTTTGGGCGCAGCTTTGAAATCCGCCGTTCAAACCATGAGCAAGAAAAAACAGACCGACATGATTGCCGACCACATCTACGGCAAATACGACGTCTTCAAACGATTCAAACCGCTGGCCGTCGGTATCGACCAAGACCTTGTTGCCGCATTGCCCCAATACGATCCCGCACTGATCGCCCGCGTCCTCGCCAACCATTGCCGCCGTCCCCGCTACCTCAAAGCCTTGGCGCGCGGTGGAAAACGTTTTGATTTGAACAACCGCTTCAAAGGCGAAGTCAGCGCGGAAGAACAAGCCATCGCCCAACAGCATCCGTTTGTCCAACAGGCTTTGGCAGAACAAGCCGAGCGTCAAACTGCAAAACAGGCAGCGCAAACTGATGCAGTAGAAGCCGAACAAGTCGGCGCAGCAGTCGAAACTGAAGAAGTGGCACAAAACAACGCCGAATAA
- a CDS encoding calcium-binding protein, with product MNTRVTHLSSENQSRSESTSTDTANANHLTYIRSNTSRTLAAGEKNLILEGDANIFGAGNNADNILIGNSGRNRLNSGRGNDTVYGGDGDDTINGGEGNDLLFGEDGDDILNGEAGDDVLNGGAGNDTYIFNAAGGRDTIIDTEGNNRIRFTGGLRAEDLTITAVANNDGGQDWKISIKSTDSVLTVSNQYNVGSSVPTIHQFVFDSGALNIAEFIRATKANIETAKSQNLTINGTDSDDVLNGSDGNDIIDGKAGADTMSGGWGDDTYYVDNVKDVIIEGKGAGTDTVISSVSYTAATNVENVTLTGNANIFGAGNNSDNILTGNAGHNRLNSGRGNDTVYGMGGNDNLNGGDGDDYLDGGEGNDNINGDAGNDTLIGGKGKDTLKGGAGNDTYIFGDDDTIIDDQGNNTLRFSDDLRIKDLKISVNDNAQGGKDWLITSANSSVLIRDQISADGKVSVGRFELLGETYTHESLLKAVANSNKQGSIITGTARDDVLTGTEQNDTIDSGIDGRDRLYGLGGDDILRDSGTSYFGNERDDELYGGDGNDKLYADVSDDYLDGGAGNDHLEGGQHRDTYVFGKGYGHDTIFDYNFNLDPEFNPNGMQNANTVRFTGGLTLDDLEISMTQSYDKSDIDHIPSDSEFIIIPRLNGDTWNISIKGTNDVLTIKNQSGIYGAISEFQFDSKTYTVGEVIEHFGLNAPHFDKAGNLVHDLTDKIDWYGVDQRGYNRVVYGSADNDTADFSDVIGKVTFYGGKGEDIITLGRYNVIDGGTRNDAIFDSGHSVKNTIMFGKESGHDTLHNIRAEADTTVLFSGNLTIKDVELTTGKDWVVKLKGSNDELTIKDMVHSPSGHDTVDTFKFEGGESYTATQFLNALGMDSTVNHGLI from the coding sequence ATGAATACCCGAGTCACTCACCTTTCATCAGAAAACCAAAGCCGCAGCGAATCAACTTCGACAGATACTGCAAACGCAAACCATTTAACCTACATTCGCAGCAACACCAGCCGTACGCTTGCTGCCGGAGAAAAAAATCTGATTCTAGAAGGTGATGCCAATATCTTCGGGGCAGGGAACAACGCCGATAACATCCTTATCGGCAATAGCGGACGTAACCGTCTCAACAGTGGACGCGGCAATGATACCGTTTACGGCGGAGATGGAGATGACACCATCAACGGTGGCGAAGGCAACGACTTACTGTTCGGTGAAGATGGCGACGATATATTAAACGGCGAAGCCGGTGACGATGTGCTTAACGGTGGTGCGGGTAACGATACCTACATCTTCAATGCGGCAGGCGGCAGGGATACCATTATCGATACAGAGGGGAACAACCGCATCCGCTTTACCGGAGGCTTGCGTGCCGAAGATTTGACAATAACGGCTGTTGCCAACAATGACGGTGGGCAAGATTGGAAAATCTCCATTAAGAGCACAGATTCCGTACTGACCGTCAGCAACCAATATAACGTCGGAAGCAGCGTCCCTACCATCCATCAATTTGTTTTTGACAGCGGTGCTTTGAATATAGCCGAATTTATTCGTGCGACAAAAGCCAACATTGAAACAGCGAAATCACAAAACCTGACTATTAATGGAACCGATTCAGACGACGTTTTAAATGGTAGTGATGGCAATGACATTATTGACGGCAAAGCCGGTGCCGATACGATGAGCGGAGGATGGGGAGACGATACTTATTATGTCGATAATGTCAAAGATGTCATTATCGAAGGGAAAGGTGCAGGTACCGATACCGTCATCAGCAGCGTTTCCTACACAGCGGCAACCAATGTTGAAAACGTTACCTTGACCGGCAATGCCAATATCTTCGGCGCAGGCAACAACAGCGACAATATCTTGACCGGCAATGCCGGACACAACCGCCTCAACAGCGGGCGCGGCAACGATACCGTTTACGGCATGGGTGGAAATGACAACCTGAATGGCGGCGACGGAGATGATTATCTGGATGGCGGCGAGGGTAACGACAACATCAATGGCGACGCAGGCAACGACACTTTAATCGGCGGCAAAGGAAAAGATACCCTGAAAGGCGGCGCAGGTAACGATACCTATATTTTCGGCGACGATGATACGATTATCGACGATCAAGGAAACAATACCTTGCGTTTTTCAGACGACCTGCGTATCAAAGACCTCAAAATCAGCGTCAATGACAACGCACAAGGCGGGAAAGACTGGTTGATTACATCAGCAAACAGTTCTGTATTGATTCGAGACCAAATCAGCGCAGACGGCAAAGTTTCCGTCGGACGTTTTGAATTGCTCGGAGAAACCTATACCCACGAATCCCTACTCAAAGCTGTTGCCAATTCAAACAAACAAGGTTCGATCATTACCGGAACAGCAAGAGACGATGTCCTTACCGGTACCGAGCAAAACGATACCATCGACAGCGGAATCGACGGACGCGACCGTCTGTACGGACTAGGCGGAGATGACATCTTGCGCGATAGCGGAACAAGCTATTTTGGTAACGAACGCGATGACGAACTCTACGGCGGCGACGGCAATGATAAATTATATGCCGACGTTAGTGACGATTATCTGGACGGCGGTGCCGGCAATGACCATCTTGAAGGCGGACAACACCGAGATACTTACGTCTTTGGTAAAGGATACGGACACGACACCATCTTTGACTACAATTTCAATCTTGATCCCGAATTCAACCCAAACGGAATGCAAAATGCCAATACCGTTAGATTTACCGGTGGCCTGACTTTGGATGATTTAGAAATTTCGATGACCCAAAGCTATGACAAATCTGATATCGATCATATCCCTTCCGATTCCGAATTCATTATTATTCCCCGTCTGAACGGCGATACTTGGAACATTTCAATCAAAGGAACAAACGATGTCCTAACTATCAAAAACCAGTCCGGTATTTACGGCGCAATCAGCGAATTCCAGTTTGATTCCAAAACCTATACCGTTGGCGAAGTCATTGAGCATTTTGGTCTGAATGCGCCTCACTTTGACAAAGCCGGTAACCTTGTCCACGACCTTACCGATAAGATTGACTGGTACGGTGTTGATCAGAGGGGATACAACCGCGTTGTTTACGGATCGGCTGATAACGATACTGCGGACTTTTCAGATGTTATCGGTAAAGTTACCTTCTACGGTGGCAAAGGAGAAGATATTATCACCTTGGGAAGATACAATGTAATTGACGGTGGTACGCGTAATGATGCCATTTTCGACTCCGGACACTCGGTTAAAAATACCATTATGTTTGGAAAGGAAAGCGGACACGATACCTTGCACAATATCCGTGCAGAAGCAGATACTACCGTTCTCTTCTCAGGAAATTTAACGATTAAAGATGTCGAATTGACAACAGGCAAAGACTGGGTTGTGAAGCTGAAAGGTTCAAATGACGAATTGACTATCAAGGATATGGTTCATTCCCCATCCGGTCATGATACGGTTGACACCTTTAAATTTGAAGGTGGCGAAAGCTATACCGCTACCCAATTCCTGAATGCCTTAGGTATGGATAGTACCGTCAACCACGGCTTGATTTAA
- a CDS encoding nitrous oxide reductase accessory protein NosL: MKKILPALLAALLLSACTKEDDTPPPEPQQISDRAVGHYCSMNLTEHNGPKAQIYLNGKPDRPVWFSTIKQMFGYTKLPEEPKGIHVIYVTDMGKVKDWSKPNADTAWIDGKKAYYVIESGFIGGMGAEDALPFADKAQAEKFAKEKGGRVVSFDEMPDSYIFK; this comes from the coding sequence ATGAAAAAGATTTTACCTGCGCTCCTCGCCGCCCTGCTCCTGAGTGCCTGCACTAAAGAGGATGACACCCCGCCGCCTGAGCCTCAGCAAATCAGCGACCGCGCCGTGGGGCACTATTGCAGCATGAACCTGACCGAACACAACGGCCCCAAAGCCCAAATCTACCTCAACGGCAAACCCGACCGCCCCGTCTGGTTCTCGACCATCAAGCAGATGTTCGGCTACACCAAGCTGCCCGAAGAGCCTAAAGGCATCCACGTCATCTACGTTACCGACATGGGCAAAGTCAAAGACTGGAGCAAACCCAATGCCGACACCGCATGGATAGACGGCAAAAAAGCCTACTACGTCATCGAAAGCGGCTTCATCGGCGGCATGGGTGCGGAAGACGCCCTCCCCTTCGCCGACAAAGCCCAAGCAGAGAAATTTGCCAAAGAAAAAGGCGGCCGCGTCGTCAGCTTCGACGAAATGCCCGATTCCTACATCTTCAAATAA